The following proteins are co-located in the candidate division KSB1 bacterium genome:
- a CDS encoding glycosyltransferase family 39 protein, giving the protein MKLKSKLTFYSGIDFRVILFAAAAVRLLYVFSLEEKYEFYDTIHYDSAAKSLLAGNGFGKSLHYYDRFDQYCLEPVYPLFMASAYAVLGQKYLSVRLFQTILSLLLVWLVYKITKEIKREAALWAAGIAAVYPFFIYITGLLYSTLLFSVLLAASVYFFILHARKRSLGWVAAAFATLSLGVATIPVIAPALVLYGLWLIYFWRKDRRRAVAALAVSALISLAILAPWTIRNWRTFGVLSPGRACLAETRVFEELDLQLRYEDAMKKPVFVGKSFMVEIASPESAAVFTYFLDGQRLGALKVVDPQWRWPDSSYWGIILYGGSTLHFPSPVFSDGVTQTNLTDLAVFAPEININGDSIRLTETPKGWNYAAVMRRPEKYTRLTLNYPQNISPQNMQRLAFLIGLDSPSHAANGYMIWLHPHKAAYLWKIRSGRPERAIKVIDLRRLEQPMTLSKILAKEPIRFFTRHFFIEFLRFWSPVISRISSVSVTPSRFQQIISFISFLPLLMFGFIGLIILYKERNNKLLLLLVPILTLNIGYAIFFAEVRYRIPIDAFIIVSAAVSIEMLFRRKPAIDGQS; this is encoded by the coding sequence GTGAAACTAAAGAGTAAACTCACTTTTTATTCTGGGATCGATTTTAGAGTGATTCTTTTTGCCGCTGCGGCAGTCAGGTTGCTTTATGTTTTTTCTTTGGAAGAAAAGTACGAATTTTATGATACAATCCATTACGACAGTGCGGCAAAATCTCTGTTGGCCGGAAACGGTTTCGGCAAGAGCCTGCATTATTATGATCGATTCGACCAATATTGCCTCGAACCCGTCTATCCGCTGTTCATGGCCAGCGCCTACGCTGTCTTGGGACAAAAGTATCTCAGCGTGAGATTGTTTCAGACTATTTTGTCTTTGCTGCTCGTTTGGCTGGTGTATAAAATCACCAAGGAAATAAAGCGGGAGGCGGCTCTTTGGGCAGCCGGCATCGCCGCCGTCTATCCATTTTTCATTTATATCACCGGCCTGTTATATAGTACGCTGCTTTTTTCCGTATTGCTGGCGGCTTCGGTTTATTTCTTTATTTTACATGCAAGAAAACGATCTTTGGGTTGGGTTGCTGCGGCTTTCGCGACCCTATCATTAGGCGTTGCTACCATTCCCGTCATCGCACCGGCTCTAGTTTTATATGGTCTATGGTTGATTTACTTTTGGCGTAAGGATCGGCGGCGTGCCGTAGCCGCATTGGCAGTAAGTGCATTGATTTCTCTAGCCATCCTCGCTCCCTGGACGATCCGCAATTGGCGGACATTCGGCGTTCTTTCCCCCGGCCGCGCCTGTTTGGCGGAAACAAGGGTGTTCGAAGAGTTAGACCTGCAATTACGCTACGAAGATGCCATGAAGAAGCCCGTTTTTGTCGGCAAAAGCTTTATGGTCGAGATCGCATCTCCGGAGAGCGCCGCGGTATTCACCTACTTTTTGGACGGTCAACGGCTGGGCGCCTTGAAGGTCGTCGATCCGCAATGGCGATGGCCGGACAGCTCCTATTGGGGAATAATCCTATACGGCGGTTCGACTTTGCATTTTCCATCACCGGTTTTCAGTGATGGGGTTACACAAACAAATCTTACAGACCTTGCGGTATTTGCCCCTGAGATCAATATCAATGGTGACAGCATAAGACTGACTGAAACTCCAAAAGGGTGGAATTATGCGGCAGTCATGCGGCGACCGGAAAAATATACTAGGCTGACTTTGAATTATCCACAAAACATCTCGCCGCAAAACATGCAAAGATTGGCTTTTTTGATTGGTTTGGACTCGCCTTCCCATGCGGCAAACGGTTACATGATTTGGCTGCATCCTCATAAAGCGGCTTATTTATGGAAAATCAGAAGCGGAAGACCGGAAAGGGCGATAAAAGTAATCGATTTAAGGCGTCTTGAGCAGCCGATGACGCTTTCAAAAATTCTGGCGAAGGAACCGATTCGCTTTTTTACCCGTCATTTTTTCATTGAATTTCTACGCTTCTGGTCGCCGGTGATTAGTAGAATTAGTTCCGTTTCAGTTACGCCGAGTCGATTTCAGCAGATAATAAGCTTTATTTCCTTTTTGCCGTTACTGATGTTCGGGTTCATCGGCTTGATTATTCTTTATAAAGAACGAAACAACAAGCTACTACTTCTTTTGGTACCGATTCTGACCTTGAATATCGGTTATGCAATATTTTTTGCCGAGGTGCGCTATCGCATTCCTATAGACGCTTTTATTATTGTTTCGGCAGCAGTCAGTATTGAAATGCTTTTTCGCCGAAAACCCGCAATAGATGGTCAAAGTTGA
- a CDS encoding glycosyltransferase family 2 protein: MSQEKKRLSIIIPAFNEAQNLKMLLPRFTSVLKDVQKSGFQTDMVLVNDGSGDETAEIAAAAGLTVISHPFNLGYSAAVHTGFMHAMRSDSDLLLTIDADGQHNPEDILLLLSDFLQHPVDLLIGSRFLEDRGYRKSLLRFAGITLFSKIIRLVTGTEIRDVTSGFRLYGKRALRYLAKNFPQDYPEYETLIMLIKAGCKVKELPLSMNQRLYGTSMHSSWKAVLYPFKNLLIILVVLLRTLHRKGEATP; this comes from the coding sequence GTGAGCCAAGAAAAAAAACGACTCAGCATCATCATCCCGGCTTTTAACGAAGCGCAAAACTTGAAAATGCTGTTGCCGCGTTTCACTTCAGTGCTGAAGGATGTGCAAAAAAGCGGATTTCAGACAGATATGGTACTCGTGAACGACGGCAGCGGTGATGAAACGGCTGAAATTGCTGCTGCAGCCGGCTTGACTGTTATATCACATCCGTTCAATTTGGGATACAGTGCCGCCGTTCATACCGGATTCATGCATGCTATGCGCTCAGACAGCGATTTACTGCTGACCATCGACGCAGACGGCCAGCATAACCCCGAAGACATTTTGCTTCTGCTGTCTGATTTTTTGCAGCATCCTGTTGATCTGCTGATCGGCTCGCGCTTTCTGGAAGATCGAGGCTATCGCAAAAGTCTGCTGCGATTTGCCGGTATCACTCTTTTTTCGAAAATCATCCGGCTGGTTACCGGAACCGAGATACGTGACGTTACAAGCGGTTTTCGTCTATACGGGAAAAGGGCGCTGCGCTATTTGGCAAAAAATTTCCCGCAAGATTATCCGGAGTATGAGACGCTCATCATGCTTATCAAGGCCGGTTGCAAGGTTAAAGAACTCCCTCTAAGTATGAATCAGAGATTATATGGGACATCAATGCATTCCTCCTGGAAAGCGGTCCTTTATCCCTTTAAAAATCTGTTGATTATTTTGGTGGTTTTGCTGCGGACCCTGCATCGAAAAGGGGAGGCAACGCCATGA
- a CDS encoding DUF2304 domain-containing protein — MNQFLDVTLRAKLIVGGIGIIFIVFLLFLLYKKKLTANFALGWIGITLLAVSAVIVPSLMKFLTRFSGVRFGALAVSLYAFVFIFAVLIIFSIKISQLSQQTRKAAQMLGILEMEIERLKKASEQKESSGHLK; from the coding sequence ATGAATCAATTTCTGGACGTTACCCTGCGTGCCAAGCTTATCGTCGGCGGCATCGGGATAATTTTTATTGTCTTTTTGCTTTTTCTCCTTTATAAGAAAAAGCTGACGGCAAACTTTGCCCTCGGCTGGATTGGCATCACTTTGCTTGCTGTTTCAGCCGTGATCGTACCCTCTTTGATGAAGTTTTTGACCCGCTTCAGCGGTGTGCGTTTCGGTGCCCTGGCAGTATCTCTTTATGCGTTTGTTTTTATTTTTGCCGTCTTGATCATTTTCTCCATCAAGATTTCGCAGCTTTCCCAGCAGACCCGCAAGGCAGCACAAATGCTGGGAATTTTGGAAATGGAAATCGAACGACTGAAAAAGGCGTCCGAACAAAAGGAATCATCAGGGCATCTAAAGTGA
- a CDS encoding glycosyltransferase family 39 protein, giving the protein MKKINAEVWGLVLILIIAAGFRLYHIDFGKPLALHPDEIKLIAQAGRLLDSRFMDKQAFFAIEVYPPFFTYMLAAAVGAYIFFGLLFGRFDSLAAAKAAYFAQPFQFFLVGRLLSVLLGTALVVLTYLIAKRLFSKTAAFAAAILAAVNMALVNHAHFSTVDTAAAFWGLLFIHFCVRILQDGRRRDYLLAAASLAVAVATKFSLAVWAVLLPAAHFMRFPLRELPRKLLSLDLLLAVVVGIIAFAAACPLIWLDFHETWGGIIGGGRFEKIGKIGSGGELFSYWTGRHAPGYGVFYPNAFPESFGMTLTVAAAASLIFLIIRHRRQDILLLLSILTFYLFFELMAVKAIRHLLPIIPLLMVSTATALDALFQQKARTAKAAALAVFIFAFVSNLSRGIKYWQAMGHTDPRLQAREWILEKIPLKSLILVEDYPPPLPDLKEQDNGYRIKSIGITRKTTGLADTINVLLKKEAVFYYVADGFSRQIFAWKETLKQYPTISWDRVQFFDWLDRTGKLIGRFDSRNPRFQPDIFVYELRGKRR; this is encoded by the coding sequence AGGCTGCTCGACAGCCGATTTATGGACAAACAGGCTTTTTTTGCGATCGAAGTTTATCCTCCCTTTTTCACATACATGCTCGCGGCAGCTGTCGGTGCTTATATTTTTTTCGGACTTCTCTTCGGCAGATTCGATTCGCTCGCCGCTGCCAAGGCAGCTTATTTCGCCCAGCCGTTTCAGTTTTTCCTCGTCGGCAGACTATTGTCGGTGTTGTTGGGCACTGCTCTGGTCGTCTTGACTTACCTTATTGCAAAACGCCTTTTTTCTAAAACTGCCGCCTTTGCGGCGGCAATTTTAGCCGCTGTAAATATGGCGCTGGTCAATCACGCGCATTTCAGCACGGTCGATACGGCGGCGGCGTTTTGGGGTTTGCTGTTCATCCATTTTTGCGTGCGAATATTACAGGACGGACGTCGCAGGGATTACTTGCTCGCTGCTGCATCATTAGCCGTTGCGGTTGCGACCAAGTTCAGCCTGGCTGTTTGGGCGGTTCTGCTTCCGGCGGCGCATTTCATGCGATTTCCTCTGCGTGAGTTGCCGCGCAAATTGTTGAGCCTTGATCTGCTTCTGGCTGTCGTCGTCGGAATAATTGCTTTTGCGGCTGCTTGTCCCCTAATCTGGCTGGATTTCCACGAGACCTGGGGCGGAATCATCGGCGGAGGTCGTTTCGAAAAAATCGGCAAAATCGGCAGCGGCGGTGAACTCTTTTCTTACTGGACCGGGCGGCATGCCCCCGGCTATGGCGTCTTTTATCCGAATGCATTTCCCGAAAGCTTCGGCATGACTCTTACGGTCGCTGCAGCCGCCTCACTTATCTTTCTCATCATCCGCCATCGCCGTCAGGACATTTTGTTGCTTTTGTCGATCCTCACTTTTTATCTCTTTTTCGAGCTTATGGCCGTCAAGGCAATTCGTCATCTTTTGCCGATCATTCCTTTGTTGATGGTCTCGACGGCTACCGCTTTGGACGCTCTCTTTCAGCAAAAGGCCCGCACGGCCAAAGCAGCGGCCCTGGCGGTGTTCATATTTGCGTTTGTATCCAACCTCTCGCGCGGCATTAAATATTGGCAGGCGATGGGACACACGGATCCGCGCCTCCAGGCGCGCGAATGGATTCTCGAAAAAATACCGCTCAAGTCTCTAATCCTTGTCGAAGATTACCCGCCGCCTTTGCCTGATTTGAAAGAGCAAGATAATGGTTATCGCATAAAATCCATCGGAATCACCCGAAAAACAACCGGTTTGGCGGACACCATCAATGTTCTATTAAAGAAAGAAGCGGTTTTTTATTACGTGGCCGACGGATTTAGTCGCCAAATCTTTGCATGGAAAGAAACTCTCAAGCAGTATCCGACGATCTCATGGGATCGTGTCCAGTTTTTTGATTGGCTGGATCGGACGGGCAAATTGATCGGACGTTTCGACAGTCGTAATCCGCGTTTTCAACCCGACATTTTTGTTTATGAGCTGAGGGGAAAGCGAAGGTGA
- a CDS encoding flippase has translation MRQLYRNISFTGISQILYTAMAFLLVPFVARYLKSDGYGIYNLAGILGFFFNLFSDLGLSTFLTIEVSKNRNIAAKLFAAVLGTKIFLVLPAGLIVLSYLKLSNLEGTIVHAVLIFTFSAIFAGFSNAFFAVFRGFQKMEFETLATVIDKGISVALGIFLLVKGFGIHTFLLSFVAAEICKFILCLLLLHQKFFPISISLRYKQNKLFLARGLPFGLSVFLAVCYNYTAILLLSSLSSMSQVGLYSAGFKFLNLATILPTVLATAFLPQLAENIKDNQRSSLLFAEGLKFLLFFSIPMIPFVFHFSQFFITLIFGKDFTEAAVFLKILVWGAFAQMTNIYMVSLYSAAGKQKMIVYFQTAALAANLVMNFFLIRSFQALGASAATVITEWLIFLAALFYAFFYLLDYRLIYRQLAFYVLKIAVASCIMYGLGRLLYPHHLSALPAMAACALTFLVIVQITGAMGWKSLLFFIRKSNQKE, from the coding sequence ATGAGACAACTCTACCGCAACATCAGTTTTACCGGCATCAGCCAGATCCTCTATACGGCCATGGCTTTCCTCCTGGTACCGTTCGTTGCACGCTACCTTAAAAGCGACGGATACGGCATTTATAATCTGGCCGGCATCCTTGGTTTTTTCTTCAACCTGTTCAGCGATCTCGGTTTGTCCACTTTTCTGACGATAGAAGTATCCAAGAATCGCAACATCGCCGCCAAACTCTTTGCCGCTGTATTGGGTACTAAAATTTTTCTTGTGTTGCCGGCCGGCTTAATCGTCCTGTCTTACTTGAAATTGAGCAACCTTGAAGGTACGATTGTGCACGCCGTGCTGATTTTCACTTTTTCCGCGATATTTGCCGGTTTTTCCAATGCCTTTTTTGCCGTCTTTCGCGGATTTCAAAAAATGGAATTCGAAACTTTGGCCACCGTCATTGACAAAGGAATTTCCGTTGCATTGGGGATCTTTTTGTTGGTCAAAGGTTTTGGAATCCATACGTTTCTCCTCTCTTTCGTGGCGGCGGAGATATGCAAATTCATTCTTTGTCTGCTGTTGCTGCATCAAAAGTTCTTCCCTATTTCAATTTCACTACGCTACAAACAGAACAAACTGTTTCTTGCGAGAGGTTTGCCGTTCGGCTTGAGTGTTTTTTTAGCAGTATGTTACAATTACACTGCGATTCTCCTCCTCTCATCTCTTTCGTCGATGAGTCAGGTCGGCTTGTATTCCGCCGGCTTCAAGTTCCTAAACCTGGCTACTATTCTCCCCACAGTTTTGGCAACGGCCTTTCTGCCGCAATTGGCCGAAAACATCAAGGATAATCAGCGATCCTCTTTGCTGTTCGCCGAAGGCTTAAAGTTTTTGTTGTTTTTTTCAATCCCCATGATTCCTTTCGTTTTTCATTTTTCCCAGTTCTTTATCACTTTGATTTTCGGTAAAGATTTTACTGAAGCGGCTGTTTTTTTAAAGATATTGGTTTGGGGAGCCTTTGCGCAAATGACCAACATCTATATGGTCAGCCTGTATAGCGCCGCGGGCAAACAAAAAATGATCGTCTATTTTCAAACGGCGGCATTGGCGGCTAATCTGGTCATGAACTTTTTCCTTATTCGCAGTTTTCAGGCGCTGGGTGCCTCGGCCGCGACGGTCATCACCGAATGGCTCATTTTTCTTGCAGCTCTTTTTTATGCTTTCTTCTATCTGCTGGATTATCGGCTCATCTATAGGCAGTTGGCTTTTTACGTCCTAAAAATAGCGGTCGCTTCCTGTATAATGTATGGCCTCGGCAGGCTGCTTTATCCGCATCATCTTTCAGCTTTACCGGCTATGGCGGCGTGTGCATTGACTTTTCTGGTCATTGTACAGATCACCGGCGCGATGGGCTGGAAGAGTCTGCTGTTTTTCATTAGAAAAAGTAATCAAAAAGAATAA
- a CDS encoding O-antigen ligase family protein codes for MSAWLFALLGFFLSINQGVTAVLGVLSDGTARGADVLMPMDIPLYLLLLIKKDQTINMKIRWISLTVKISLVLYILLALTGELIAVEPAQFRFRLVHFIRSLLAGYVIMTRLSLSKEAYFLSNGLLAGLAFQSFIGFWQWQVGPIQLPFFEITKDWRVNGTIGVANAFGAYLITLLPLCLRFALFLKRAVKYLWTIVAVLALGSLFATYTRAAWLAFVLTMTFMALYELKQKKLTRRQKSFFIVSGIFFLIIMAWKYGDVISARMDDYQESLVGEKKHSRLGLARDALRIIRENPLIGVGLDNYRYNADEEIQGLRIVHNAYLLIAAEQGIPAALIFIIINIIALVQAFKLLRSNDWYVYNIGFAVLCGLLGILIYHFAAPDYRLLEVMLQHWRLIGMAIGLQVVEQKILRNKKYPQAAVGNRSSAFLPHSRFL; via the coding sequence ATGAGCGCATGGCTTTTTGCATTGCTGGGATTTTTTTTGTCCATAAACCAGGGAGTAACTGCCGTTTTAGGAGTTTTGTCCGACGGCACCGCCCGCGGCGCCGATGTGCTCATGCCGATGGATATCCCTCTTTACCTTTTGCTGTTGATCAAGAAGGATCAAACGATCAATATGAAAATTAGATGGATTTCTTTAACCGTCAAAATATCTCTTGTTCTTTATATACTCCTTGCTCTAACGGGTGAATTAATAGCGGTTGAACCGGCACAATTTCGATTTCGTTTGGTACATTTCATTAGGTCCCTGCTTGCAGGATATGTCATAATGACCCGTCTTTCTTTGAGCAAAGAAGCTTATTTTTTATCAAATGGACTTTTAGCAGGACTTGCCTTTCAAAGTTTTATCGGTTTCTGGCAATGGCAAGTCGGACCGATTCAATTACCCTTTTTCGAGATCACAAAGGATTGGCGTGTAAATGGGACGATTGGTGTTGCTAACGCATTTGGGGCTTACCTGATTACCTTGCTGCCTTTATGTTTACGATTTGCATTGTTTTTAAAGAGGGCTGTCAAGTATTTATGGACTATCGTCGCCGTTCTTGCTCTTGGTTCTCTTTTTGCAACTTACACTCGAGCCGCCTGGTTAGCATTTGTTCTTACGATGACTTTCATGGCTCTTTATGAATTAAAGCAAAAAAAGCTCACAAGAAGACAAAAATCCTTCTTTATAGTCTCTGGAATCTTTTTTCTTATTATTATGGCCTGGAAATACGGTGACGTCATTTCGGCCCGTATGGACGATTATCAGGAGAGTCTGGTCGGTGAAAAAAAGCACAGCCGCCTCGGTTTGGCGCGTGACGCTTTGAGGATCATTCGGGAAAATCCTTTAATCGGTGTCGGATTGGACAATTATCGCTACAATGCCGATGAAGAAATACAAGGATTGCGCATCGTTCACAATGCATACTTGTTGATTGCGGCAGAACAGGGTATACCGGCAGCCCTCATCTTTATCATTATTAATATAATTGCCCTTGTTCAAGCCTTCAAACTCCTGCGCTCTAATGACTGGTATGTATACAATATAGGATTCGCCGTCCTTTGCGGACTTTTGGGGATTCTCATCTACCATTTCGCTGCACCAGATTATCGCCTATTGGAAGTTATGCTCCAGCATTGGCGGTTGATCGGCATGGCGATCGGTCTCCAGGTCGTCGAGCAAAAGATCCTCCGAAACAAAAAGTATCCCCAAGCTGCTGTTGGAAATCGCTCTTCCGCTTTTTTACCTCATAGCCGCTTTCTATGA